The candidate division WOR-1 bacterium RIFOXYB2_FULL_36_35 genome includes the window CTTGAAGGATTCCAGACCGTTTACGGTCGCGCGGGCGCCTGATAGAGTGGTGACAATGGGTATCATCCGCATTATAACTTCTGAACGTATTTTGGTCTCATCAACCTTTGTCTTTTTGTCTCCTGGAGTGTTTATAACAAGTTTAATCTCATTGTTTTTGATAAGATCTAAAATATTAGGCCTCCCTTCCCCAAGTTTTTCTACAACCTCAACCTCCAAACCATTTTTACGCAAAACATCAGCAGTACCGGATGTCGAAACAATTTTGTATCCCAAAGTGTCAATCCTTTTTGAAAGTCCGACTATTGATCTTTTATGTTTATCGTCAACGGAGATAAAAATTTTACCTTCCATAGGAAGTTTCTGCCCCGCGGCAATTTGAGCCTTCATGTAAGCAAGCCCTAAATCAGAGTCTATCCCCATAACTTCTCCCGTCGATTTCATTTCAGGTCCAAGGACAGGATCAACTCCGGGAAAGCGATTAAAGGGAAATACCGCCTCTTTTACCGAAAAATAAGGAGGAATAACCTCTTTTTCAATTCCAAGTTCCTTTAATGTCTTCCCAACCATAACTTTTGTGGCGATTTTTGCCCATGGAATGCCAGTTGCCTTACTTACAAAGGGGACGGTTCGAGATGCTCTAGGATTTACCTCCAAAACATACAAGATATCGCCTTTAACAGCATATTGAATATTCATCAAGCCTACAACTTCAAGCTCTTTTGATAAAGCATGTGTAGCCTTGCGAATTTTATCAAGCATCGTTTTTGACAGAGAAAAAGTCGGTATAACACAAGCAGAATCTCCGGAATGAATGCCCGCTTCTTCAATATGCTCCATAATTCCACAAATTATAGAGTCCTTCCCGTCTGATACGCTATCAACATCAACTTCAATCGCGTCTTCAATAAACTTATCAACTAAAATCGGCTTTTTGGGCGATGCGATAACAGCCTTGTTCATATACTCTTCAAGATCAGCATCATCATAAACAATCATCATTGCGCGACCGCCTAAAACATATGAAGGACGAACAACAACAGGATATCCAACCTCCTGGGCGACGTTTTTTGCCTCTTCCGCGGAAACAGCTGTTCCGTTAGGAGGTTGTGTAAGCTTTAATTTTTTAAGAAGGGCCTGGAAAAGTTTTCTGTCTTCCGCCCGATCAATTGAATCAACAGAAGTTCCAAGGATCGGAACATCCGCCTCTTTTAATTTCCAGGACAAATTAAGGGGAGTTTGACCGCCAAATTGAACAATAACTCCGATAGGTTTCTCTCTTTTTACCACGTGTAAAACATCTTCACAAGTTAAAGGCTCAAAATAGAGTCGGTCTGATGTATCAAAGTCAGTAGAAACGGTCTCGGGGTTTGAATTTATCATTATAGCTTCATACCCCTCCTCTTTTAATGCAAAAGAGGCATGACAACAACAATAATCAAATTCAATCCCCTGCCCTATACGATTAGGGCCTCCACCCAATACAATAACCCTCTTACCTGTTTCAATTAAGGGATCAACAGACATTCTTTTATCCTATCAGATGGTACTATCCAGAGTCAAGATTTTAAAAAGTACAATGTCAGTGTTGTCAAATGTTCAAAATAAAAGTTTTTGTTGTCATCCGAAAAGTTTGTTTGTTACGAACTTTTCTCCTGCCAAAAAAACTTTATTTTGAAAAACTTAAAAAGAAAAGTCTTCACCTGTCAGTCACCTTGACAAAATCAACATAACAAACATATAATGAGTAACCAAATCAATAAAGGAGGAAAGGTTTTTATGAATAGCAAAAAATTAACCGCGCTTTGTGTTGTATTCTGTTTTGTAATCTTTGCAATGGCAGCATCCGCTCAAAAAAGCCCAAGAGGGAGATCAGGCAGGGCAGATGACAGAAGAACCGTAGGAAAAGAGGTTGTTAAACAATCGGGCAAAACAACAGAAGATATTCGTGGGGTTGAAGGGAGACAGGATACCAGAAGGACTGTAGGAAAAGAAGCGCTCAAAGCATCAGGCAAAACAGTGGAAGATTATAGAGGTAGATCGGGCAGGACTGAAACCAGGAGAGCGGTAGGAAAAGAGGCCGTTAAACAATCAGGGAAAACAAAGGAAGATATCCGTGGGGTTGAAGGGAGACAGGATACCAGAAGGACTGTAGGAAAAGAGGTTGTCAAACAATCAGGGAAAACAAAGGAAGATATCCGCGGGGTTGAAGGAAGAGAAGAATTCAGAAAAGATGTCGGCAAAGCTGTCTATGATGAATCAACAAAAAGTGAATAAGAAAAAATAATTTCACCCCGATTATCATAATAGGAGTTCATATTGTTTATTTTAAAGGCCAGATTAAAACCCTGGCCTTTTTTTTGTCGAGGAAACCTGCGACTGAACCCCGATTATAATTATGAGATTGTTGCGTAATGACAGTTTTTGCAATTTGTCATCCCCGCGAAAGCGGGGATCCACACGGGAATGACCATTATGCAACAGTCCCATAATCGGGATGAATTTTTCTGGTTAGTCTGTAAATAATCAGGGTTAAGTGATATAATTATTTATAATTATGAAAAGATCAGCTGCTTTATTATTAATTTTATTAAATTTAATCTCAACAGGTTTTGCGTTAAGCCCACAGGAAAATCAATATGTTAACGAGCTTAATTACAAGCGAAATAAAATTGAGATTTTAGTAAAAAAACGCCTGGTCAACGAAAATACAGGTTATAGTAAAACAGATTTTTACACTACAACATACACACAAGAAGCTTACTCCTCCACATGGGGATATGGATCCACGTTATCAAACCAAAGGTCAGAAGTAAAAGAGATAGAAGACTGGATAATTGTTAAAGGGGGCATTAAGACCCTTTCTGATAACGAATTTCTCTCATTGGTAGAAGATTATAAATTGGCCGCTGAAATAAAAGAAAAAGAAAATAACAAAGACAAAATGAGATTTATTGGCAATGTTATAAGCCTCGGAGGGATAGGATATATGTTACTATCGGCAGGAACGGATAATTCTTCCTATTCTGTAACAACAGGAGGGATAATAACAGCTGTGGGATTTTTACTTAGCGCGTTTAATTCTCCTCAAAAACACTATATAGATCCGGACATGGCGCAAGAAAAAGCCGATGCTTATAACATCAAGTTAAAACAAGCTCTTGGATTGCCTATCACTTTTGAATAAACCCCGATTAGAGGCTTAAAGTTTCTTCCCCAAATTATTTTTTTGATATGGAGATGAAACCGCACCAAGGTAAAAGTTTTGGTTTATCAAAGTAATCTAAAATCGGATAATTCCTGCAAATCGAAGGCCTCCAAAAATAGTTCTGGCATTTTCCATCTTTCCCCCTGTGTTTACATGAAAATGCCAAGTAATTTTTTTCATAATCCACATATAAAATATAAAAACCATAAAGCCAGGATATAAAGGAAATTGCTATATTTCTAAAAAGCTTGTTATTTATCTGCCTATTTGTCCCACGAAGAAGTATCTCCTCACAACATCTGCCGCATCGCTTGCATTTACCGCCTATTTTATGTCGAGCAGGAAATATATGCCGTAAAGATTGTACAACCAGATTATCAAAAAGCATAAATGAAATTATAAAGCGTTTTAATAAAATCATAATTTACACCCTAATGATACCAAGCCAAGCAGACAGAGCGCAAGAACAATAAGCATGTCAACACATATTGACATAGATAAAAATTAATGTTATTATATATATAATGAATAAAGGACCGAGGTGCTGCGACATAAATCTAACCCCGCTTGTAAAAGCGTTAAAGGCTCTTTCAGAGGAAAACAGGCTAAAAATCATCTGCTTGCTTAAAAAATCAGAAAAGTGTGTTTGCAAGATAGGAGAGTTTCTAAATCTCCCTCACAACCTGATATGCCACCATTTAAAAAAACTCACAAAAATCAAAATATTAATATCAACAAAAAAAGGAAACTTTACATATTACAAAATTAACAATAAAGAATATAAAAAGCTTTTAAAAGAGATAAACTGCTTACTAAATTAAAAAGGGAGGAATAAAAAATGCCAACATATAAATTTTTATGTAAAAGTTGCAACTCTAAGTTTGAAATCAACGCGTCTATTAAAGAAAAAGAGGAAAAAGATCCTAAGAAGTTTTTTTGTCCAAAATGCAAATCAACAAACATAAAACAAAAGTTTTCTTTTGCAACACTTTTGGGCCTAGGAAATAAAGAAAGCAACTGTTGCAGTGGAAAAAGCAGCGGTTGCTGTTGCAAGGAGAAATAAAAATGTTTCAATATATAGCGGATATTATATCTTTTGGTCTGTTTAAGCTTAATCCCGCATCTACTTTGGGTCAAAGTGTCAATTTTTTTATATACGATTCACTAAAAATAACTTTTTCTATAATTATAATAATAACAATTATCAGTTTTTTAAGAACATATCTTTCATCTCAAAATATAAAACAAATCCTCTCGAAAGAGAAATTCGGCTTAAGTTACCTTATTGCCTCTTTATTTGGCGCTATATCTCCTTTTTGTTCATGTTCATCCGTTCCGATATTTATAGGCTTTGCAAAAGCAGGAGTCCCAATAGGAGTCGCTTTTGCTTTTCTTATCACATCCCCCCTTGTAAACGAAATAGTATTTGTTTTAATGATTGGAACCTTTGGATTAAAAACAGCGTTACTATATTCTTCTTTTGGAATATTGCTTGGCATTGTAGGCGGAATGATTTTACAAAGGACTGGATTAGATAAAGATATAATAGGCGTTGATAAAAAAGCCGAAGAAGAATATCTGCCTAAAACCTTATCTGGCAAACTAGAATATGCAATTTCTGAAACAGCTTCGATTTTAAAAAGAATCTTTCCATATATTCTAATAGGAATAGCAATCGGAGCTTTTATCCATGGCTATGTACCAACTGATTTTATAACAACACATATAAAATCAAAGTCTCTTTTTGCCGTCCCCATAGCGGTATTAATCGGAGTGCCACTCTATGCTGGGTGCTCAACTCTTGTCCCGATAATTTTCGCATTTACTCAAAAAGGGATAGCAACCGGAACCGCTTTAGCGTTGATGATGGCTGTAGCGGGGCTCTCATTCCCTGAAGCTGTGATGCTAAAAAGTGTCATGAAAACAAGACTATTGCTGATCTTCTTTAGCATAGTCACAATTGGAATAATTTGTATTGGATATTTCTTTAATCTGATATATTAACCCCGATTATCAAAAAGGAGACGGCGCCTGATTGCACCCGATAAACACCAGTGCCGCAACAAAATACAATAATACTACTAGAACAGAGACAAAGGTTGCATATCTCAAAGTATGTCGCCTCCCCTATCTTATACCTAATTTTATAAGGAGTATATACCCACACATACAAAAGTCAAGCGCTACTGCTACAAAGTACATGCTATTACATAAATCCCGACTATCATTATCGGCGCTTAAAATTTCGTATGAATAATCGGGGGGTCTGTTGCATAATGGTCATTCCCGTGAAAACGGGAATCTATTTTTTATAAAACAACCCCGATTATAATAATCGGGGTTAAGATGGATCCCCGCTTTTGCGGGGATGACAAATTGCAAAAACTATCATTACGCAACAAGCCCTCAGGATAAATGCGTTATGATATAATAAAATCATGAAGGAATTAAAGAAAAGATCTGAACCCCGATCATTCATGGACAAACAGAATTCTAGTAGGCTGCTCAGAAAATCCTTAGGCATGAACCCCGATTCCCTAATCGGGGTGAATAATCGGAGTAAAATTGCAATTTATGCGGCAAAAAAAGCCGGAAAAATGCTTGCGGAAAACTTTCAAAAAAAAACAAAGGTATCAACAAAAAAAGATGGCAGTTTGGTTACCCAGTTTGATTTAAAATCAGAAAAAATAATAATAGATATTATAAAAAAAAGGTTTCCGACAGATAATATTCTGTCAGAAGAGAGCGACAATTTAAACTTCAACTCAAATTTTACATGGATAATAGATCCAATCGATGGAACACACAATTATATCCGCAACATAGAGATATTCGGAGTTTCCATAGGGATTCAATACAAAGAGGAGATTGTCGCAGGCGTAATATTTATCCCACTCACAAATGAGCTTTATACAACAGAAAAAGGGAAAGGCGCATTTAAAAACGGAAAAAGATTAAAAGTTTCAAATAAGGATTTAAAAAATTCAACAATGATATATGACAGCACAATAAAACTAGCTCCTAAAAAAATGTCAAAAGCATTAAAAAAATTATCCCTAAAAACCTTTAATCTCAGAATGCTCGGTTCAACCGTAAGAAGTTTGACATATATAGCTGAAGGAAAAGCTGAAATAGAGATTGAATTTAATGATAAAATCTGGGATTTTGCGGCAGGAATGTTGCTTGTAAGAGAAGCCGGAGGAATTTTCACGGATTTTAAAGGAGACAAAAACCTCAGGGTAAAACAAACTTATATAGCTTCAAATAAAAAAGTTTATAAAGAGGCATTAAAAATACTTGAAAATCTGGGTTAAACAAATAAACACTATTTGATACTAATTTCATTTTTTGCCAAATAATCCGCAAAATGTTCTATTCTCTTTAAAACATTTAAAAGTAAATTCATCGCAGATTCATCAGAAAAACCACTGGTGATAGAAAATTTCCCCCAAACCTTTGAGAATTCCAATCCGGGAATACCTTCGGTCTCTCCAACAAAGCTAAAAGATAAAACCCCTTTATGCACAGGCCAAACTGCAGTGTTCTTATACAAAAGGCTAAGATCAGATACAAGCTCTCGACTTACCAGCCTTTCAATATCAAACAACCATTTATCTCTAATTTCTAAAAAATCATCATTTGATATGATCACAGGTTTAGAATAAAAAACAAGGTATAAAAAACGACCAAACTGCTTTGCATCAAAAGCTGAAATATAGACAGGAGGCTGTAAGGCATTATCAAGATTCCTATACGCATAAAAAATACCTGATTTATAAGCTACATCATATCGAGTGTTTCCCCCATTGCAAGAGATTCTCCTCGGAAAAGAGTCTCCAACCTTTAAATATCGAATAAACGGAGTTCCTATTATAACAGACATTAAAATATTACCCCTTTTTCCTTTTCAACTATATACTTTCTCGGCAACCCCAATTATTCACCCCGATTAGGATATTCGGGGTTAACGTACTACTTTTGCTCGTTTCCCATATTCAAAAAACAACAAATCATAAATATTTTCAACATTAAAAGAATGCTCGCCTTCTAAGGTCACAAACAAACGATCATATTCTCCTTTTTGCATAATTTTTCCACGTTCAACCCGTTCACTCCCTGTTAATTGGCTTGATATCCTGTGTTCAATCTGATCGGCATCAAAACCCCTTTCAGATAATCTCTTTCTTTGAAGACTCAAAGGGAGATTAATAATTATAAGATTGTTATCCACTAGCTCGGTTAATTCCCTCTCAATGAAAATTGCCCCCTCCACCAAAACAATCCCCGGTCCAATCCCTCTTAACTCTCTGGAAAAAAGATACAAAAGAGCTTCTAGCATCATGTCAGTCAACTCTTTTAATAAGTTTCTGTCATCAAAAACAATCTCTCCCAATTTTTTATGATTGATAGTATCATCAACATTTAAAACACTTCTTCCAAACCTGTCGACAATTTTCTGTCTGATACCAAAATACAATGGGACATTATCCTTGCTTCCTAAAATTATTCGCGTAAACTTGTCAAAATTTATAAAATGAATTTTTAAGTCTTTTTTCTGGCCAAAAGAAGACAACTCTTTACAAAAAGTCGACTTTCCGGAAGCGATTCCTCCTGTCACACCTATTAACATCTGCCCCATATTACGTATCCGTAAAGACTCTCTGACTAAAGACGTAGCATAAGTATTAAGGTTTATCCCCAAAGAAATCAACATCTTCAGGTTGCTTGAACTGACACTTGTCAAAGAAGGATCTGTTTGCGGAACAAGTAAAGTTATCGGCTCACCGCTCAACCTGCTGTTTAAAGCAGCGAGTGTCGACTCATAAACAAAATCAGCCTCATCTCTTACCCCTTTAATAAAAGCTGGAATCGTATTCTCATATAAATAGTCGGCTATAACACCGTCATCACTCCTGACCTCCACCCTATCTCGAAGATTAACGGGAATACTGTTTTTTATAAGAAAAATTCTTTCGTCAGGAGAAAAAACCGGTTTTTTCCTGGGGTTAGTCCCCGTCATAATACATAATTTAGCCTTGGGATAACGCTCTAAATAACGCGTTACAATATCAAGATGTCCATAAGTAAACGGATCAAAAGTCCCGGGATAGACTGCGTCAGCCTTAAAAAACTCCTTGAGCCCTTTCGCTCCAACTGACTGAACTAAATGCTCCGGCATAAAATCATCAGCGATCCTAAGGGATGAATCCTTTGCTACTATCTCCCTTCTTAAATCGTCTTCCAAGACTTCAGGAATATGACATAAGACCATTCTCTTTTGAATATTTGCCGACAATGTGAAAAGTTGGGAAAAATGTGTATGAGCTGAGCTTAAAGGCCTATATGCCCCAGCCTCATGAAAAATAACGCCACCAGGTTGCGCAAGAAAAGATATCAGCTCTTCATCAAAAGGAGTATCGCTCGAAAAGCCGGCAATGATTTTATCTTTTTGGTCATATAAACAAAAAGCCAACGTATCAAAATGCAAAGAATGTTTAGTAGATCGATTAAACACCCTAATTGAACCAAATCCTGGAATAAAACTCTTTGCCCCCCACTTGACCGGGAAAAAATTAATATAATCACCAAAAACCTTAGGAGATAAAGACCCTTCCATGCGATCATGGCCAAATGCGCCTTTTAATCTATCCCACAATAAATCGCGTATACTGGGGAGTGTAATCAAATTTAATTTAGATTGCTCGCCAAAATATTTTGCCCACAATAAAGTATCAAGGCCACCTATATGATCCGCATCAATATGAGTAACAACAAGATAATCCAATCTGGTCAAACGTGATTCGGAGACTAGCCCAGAATCATTTGCAAGGGCAGGATAAATATATGAAGGAGCGTCAACCGCCAATGTCTTTCCATTATTACAAACAACAATTAATGTCTCTCTATGATTAGAAGCACGATCTAAAGCAAATGTATCGTGATAACCATAAGCTTTAATCTTCCAACTTTTAGTCTCCATATTATTATAAATCGCAGCCACTTAAGACAACTCCTATTTTACTTATTTTCTTATAATCTTTTATCCCCCATTTATCTTGAAAATTTCAACAATCCTTCCACTTGAACCACGATTATTCACCCCGATTATCTTTATCGGGGTAAACAGGGTCAAAAAAACTTGCAAGTCAAAGCCTTGCAAAATATGTTAAAATATTAAATATCTATCTTCTAATTTCTACTTTCTAATCTTTAAATTGCGGGATCGTCTAATGGTAGGACGCATGCCTCTGGAGCATGCTATCTAGGTTCAAATCCTAGTCCCGCAGCCAACTATTTAAAGGCCCATTTTTAATAGTTGGCTGACTGCATTTGAAAATTGTTGCAAACCAATAGAGCCATTAAATCTCAAACCATTTCTATTATACGACCTAATAACATTCGGCTGTAAAAAAATGAATATAAGCCAATCAAATAAGTCTAGTACTATCCCTCTAAGATCTATTAATATACACGCATTGTTTTGCTCTTATACTGTTCTTCTCTTGTCTTTTGAAGTTTTATATTAAAAGAAAAAGAAGATTGTATTATGTAAGATTTTAATTTTATTAGGAGAAAGTTTTTCTTTTTATATGAGAAAGTTTTTACTTTCGAGAAAACCCACAAAGAAAAAGCTTCTGTTATTTTCTATTATTTTGTCGTTTTTTAAGAGAAAAAATCCTCTTTAAAATGGAGTTATATCCTCTATCATAAAGGAACAAGCAACCTCAGGTATTTTTTAACGATATATGTATAGGTTAAATCAATAATATGAAAGCTAATATCACATCACCTGTTATAAGAGGACTTTTGCCAGATGCAAGACCTGTTACTATGCCACAAAGAGTCCGTAGATTCTTTGACACCTACAATTTTATAATGCAAATTGCGCTTAGAGAAACTTTTCAAGTGACACCCTCAGTTTTTAACCACAGAAGTCTTGAGCGGCTTAATGAAAATTTATCAACTCTATTGAGGTTACAAAATTTATCTCCTTCTCAAATATCTTTTCTAAACCTTGGAAACCTAGATTCTCCTAATATCGAACCAAGTGACATGGGAAGAGCAACAGAATTATACCTATGCCAATACAGAGTTCGCTACTTTGCAAATCTACTGGATATTCGCTTCGCATATAACAGAGATGAAAACCTAGTAATGGGAACGTCTAATGAGATACAAAGAGCCGTCGATTTAAAAACACTTAATCTTCAAAAACAGATGGTTCAAGAATATCAACCGACAAAACCTTTAAATCTTCTATTGGATATTCAAGAAGGTGTTACTGGTCTTCCTACAATAATGCCTCCCCCACCAAGAACTATTAGTCTTGTTCTACACAGGGAATTACCGCAAGAGTTTTTAAGTCCGAAAGTCAGAGTAGAAAGAGTAAAGACACTTGTCGCTCAAGGAGATATGGCTTCTGCCTCTCTTCTTCTTTTTGGAAGCGGAACATCTCCTCAATTTGCGGATGCAATTATTAATAATGAACATCTACAACCTGTGGTTGCAAAACTTTGCGAAGCTGGAGATCCTTCGGCAGTTTCAGATTATCTATACTGGACAGCTAGAAAAAAAGGAGCTAAAGAAGTCTTAGATATTATTCGCGGCCAAGTATTCGTTGGAACAACTCACGCTGGACATGTAGGAGGTTTTCAAGATCAACGGAAGGCAGCGATCATCCTTTTTAAATTATCCCTCAGGGAAAAGGGGTCTAACCTTTTAAATGCCCTTTTTAGAGTAGCTAAAGATGATGTCGAAAATAAGAAAATGATAGGCATACTTGGGGAACTTCATTCAGCACGACCAGATATTTTTGAAAATCCAAACGAATTCCAAAAAAATAAAAAATCTGTTTTCAAACCAAAGGCAAATGCTGAAATTCAAACACTAAGAATGGCAAGGCCGAGAATAGAAATTATTGCAGAGACAACGGCTCCAGATATTGTTTCACAAAGAGAAGGATCTAAGGAAACTGCTATTGTCTTATATGATGGAGGATCACAAAGAGAATGGGATTTTGAATTTGGAGTGATGAATCCAGCCGAAACGCTTATAGCTTCGGCACAAAACTTATCGGCCCGAGGCGATTATGAATCAGCATGTGATTTAATCTTTGGAGTCTCGAGAACCATGACAGAAGTTGCGGCTGTTTTAAGATTGAGTCATCTTACCAGTTTTCAGATAGCAAGAATATTGGAACAGTTAGGAACCCAAAATCTAAGAAGGTTTCTTGCAGAAGCTGTTAGATATGGTAGAAAAGATGATCTCTTTTTTGATCTTTTCTTTGACGGGATACTCTTTGGCTTATCTAGAATTGAAACAGAAGATTTAGCAGATTTATTGGAACAAATGATTCATCACCAATTAGAAGATCAATCATCCGTATATCCCCAACGTGAAGCAGCATATTGTCTTTTACATGAAGGAATTGATCCATGCAAAGAAAGACTATATGCAAAATATGTAGGAGTTTTAGAAGCGGTCTGCGCTAGAAGGCCAGAAGAATATGCAAAACCTGTAGATTTTATGCTAAACAGAAAACTTTTAGCTAGTGATGCAAGTCCCACGGCAACAAGAGCTCAAGTAAGATTTTATCAACAAATTATGCTTGATGAGAGTCGTCCCCCTGCCCTACGACTTGAAGCAATGATTAGGTTATCACAAATAGGCAGGAGGGATTTAGTAAACAAATTTTTAGTAAGGAAAGGACAAATGGAAATTTTTCTCGGCATGATAGATACTTTGGCCGATGTAGAACATCCATTTTTAAGAAGCCGTTATAATGCTGAAGCGTTAATGGAGTTTGGCGAATTAAGAAAGATTAT containing:
- a CDS encoding dephospho-CoA kinase — protein: MAAIYNNMETKSWKIKAYGYHDTFALDRASNHRETLIVVCNNGKTLAVDAPSYIYPALANDSGLVSESRLTRLDYLVVTHIDADHIGGLDTLLWAKYFGEQSKLNLITLPSIRDLLWDRLKGAFGHDRMEGSLSPKVFGDYINFFPVKWGAKSFIPGFGSIRVFNRSTKHSLHFDTLAFCLYDQKDKIIAGFSSDTPFDEELISFLAQPGGVIFHEAGAYRPLSSAHTHFSQLFTLSANIQKRMVLCHIPEVLEDDLRREIVAKDSSLRIADDFMPEHLVQSVGAKGLKEFFKADAVYPGTFDPFTYGHLDIVTRYLERYPKAKLCIMTGTNPRKKPVFSPDERIFLIKNSIPVNLRDRVEVRSDDGVIADYLYENTIPAFIKGVRDEADFVYESTLAALNSRLSGEPITLLVPQTDPSLTSVSSSNLKMLISLGINLNTYATSLVRESLRIRNMGQMLIGVTGGIASGKSTFCKELSSFGQKKDLKIHFINFDKFTRIILGSKDNVPLYFGIRQKIVDRFGRSVLNVDDTINHKKLGEIVFDDRNLLKELTDMMLEALLYLFSRELRGIGPGIVLVEGAIFIERELTELVDNNLIIINLPLSLQRKRLSERGFDADQIEHRISSQLTGSERVERGKIMQKGEYDRLFVTLEGEHSFNVENIYDLLFFEYGKRAKVVR